In the genome of Paenibacillus sp. FSL R5-0766, one region contains:
- a CDS encoding pyridoxamine 5'-phosphate oxidase family protein, producing the protein MRRKEFTVDEEQEITTFLDQCSFGFLGTVSPDGQPRVTPLNFVYMDGCFYFHGSLAGEKMKQIKQDSSVSFTVAEEFSLIPSYFSDPELACPATSFFKSVMAFGEAEPVKDLDIKGKVLQRFMEKLQPQGGYVPIDATDSRYTGNLKAVAVVRIIPEKISAKFKFGQNLSSERFDHISGQLEQRNEGRDTETAEMMRKYCPFHQQ; encoded by the coding sequence ATGAGACGGAAAGAATTCACAGTAGATGAAGAACAGGAGATTACCACATTTCTGGATCAGTGCTCCTTCGGGTTTCTGGGAACGGTCAGTCCGGACGGACAACCACGGGTTACACCGCTGAATTTCGTATATATGGACGGTTGCTTTTATTTCCACGGCAGTCTGGCTGGCGAGAAGATGAAACAGATCAAACAGGATTCGTCGGTCAGTTTCACAGTAGCTGAAGAGTTCTCCCTAATTCCATCCTACTTCAGTGATCCTGAGCTTGCTTGTCCGGCGACTTCTTTCTTCAAAAGTGTCATGGCCTTCGGTGAGGCTGAACCGGTTAAAGATCTGGACATCAAAGGTAAGGTACTACAACGATTTATGGAGAAACTCCAGCCGCAAGGCGGATATGTACCCATTGACGCTACTGACTCGCGTTACACAGGAAACCTCAAAGCTGTAGCCGTAGTCCGAATTATTCCTGAAAAGATCAGTGCCAAATTTAAATTCGGACAAAACCTCTCCAGTGAAAGATTCGATCATATCAGTGGTCAGTTAGAACAGCGCAATGAAGGAAGAGATACTGAAACTGCTGAAATGATGCGGAAATACTGTCCATTTCATCAGCAGTAA
- a CDS encoding DEAD/DEAH box helicase encodes MTNQTFASIGVEQDLEAVLAKHGINEPSPVQAQTIPVILEGRDVVSKSQTGTGKTLAYLLPLLQSIKMDIKGTQKLIIAPTQELAMQIVREAQRYAEERKIGVLGLIGGAAAKRQIEKLREHPQLVVGTPGRLKELITLKKLKMHNVSTIVIDEADQVFQLGGVSDVNFVLKSALRDRQLIFLSATIDEHTAGLAKREMKEPVQIGIEPDRATAAGLEHYYFVEENRNKIDMLRRLVRQYNPDRAIVFVNATEDIGEVEAKMNHLGLSAAALYGDADKVTRSNVLSAFRNGKLQLLIASEVAARGLDIEGLPMVINYDPAFDSEHYVHRAGRTGRMGRSGIVLSIVDETQIFIMRKFARELGIELSERVLFGGKVLEADPRPDTRPEGHSFSRKPGQSRDRKPGQGNRNGGTRATISNSRPAGNKPTGNTGRTERDQDRKNKGAPKWSKDKTPRSEE; translated from the coding sequence ATGACGAATCAAACATTTGCTTCAATTGGCGTGGAACAGGATCTGGAGGCCGTTTTGGCGAAACACGGCATTAACGAACCTTCACCTGTACAGGCTCAGACGATCCCGGTTATTTTGGAAGGCCGTGATGTCGTATCCAAATCCCAGACGGGAACAGGAAAAACGCTGGCATATCTGCTGCCACTGTTACAATCCATCAAAATGGATATCAAAGGTACGCAGAAACTCATTATTGCACCTACGCAAGAGCTGGCGATGCAAATTGTACGTGAAGCGCAGCGTTATGCGGAAGAACGTAAGATCGGCGTATTGGGTCTAATTGGTGGTGCAGCGGCTAAACGTCAGATCGAGAAGCTGCGTGAGCATCCACAATTGGTTGTGGGTACACCGGGACGACTGAAGGAATTGATTACACTTAAAAAACTGAAAATGCACAACGTTTCCACCATTGTTATCGATGAAGCGGACCAAGTGTTCCAACTTGGCGGCGTAAGTGACGTAAACTTTGTACTCAAGAGCGCATTGCGGGACCGTCAGCTGATCTTCCTGTCAGCAACCATTGATGAGCATACAGCTGGACTTGCCAAGCGTGAGATGAAAGAGCCTGTTCAGATCGGAATTGAACCGGATCGAGCTACGGCTGCGGGCCTTGAGCATTATTATTTTGTAGAAGAAAACCGTAACAAAATTGACATGCTGCGTCGTCTGGTTAGACAGTACAATCCGGATCGGGCAATCGTATTTGTGAATGCAACCGAAGATATTGGTGAAGTTGAAGCAAAAATGAATCATCTGGGCTTGTCCGCTGCTGCGCTGTATGGGGATGCTGACAAAGTGACCCGCAGTAACGTATTGTCTGCTTTCCGTAATGGCAAACTCCAGTTGCTGATTGCCAGCGAAGTCGCTGCCAGAGGACTGGATATCGAAGGCTTGCCAATGGTCATTAACTATGACCCTGCCTTTGACTCGGAGCACTATGTTCACCGTGCAGGTCGTACAGGCCGGATGGGACGTTCGGGTATCGTTTTGTCCATTGTGGATGAAACACAGATCTTTATTATGCGTAAATTCGCACGCGAACTCGGAATCGAACTGTCAGAACGTGTACTCTTTGGCGGTAAAGTACTGGAGGCTGACCCGCGTCCGGACACGCGGCCTGAGGGACATTCGTTCTCCAGAAAACCAGGGCAATCCAGAGATCGCAAACCAGGTCAGGGCAATCGTAATGGGGGAACCAGAGCTACAATCTCCAATTCGCGTCCGGCAGGTAACAAACCAACGGGCAATACAGGCCGCACGGAGCGCGACCAGGATCGTAAAAATAAGGGAGCACCCAAGTGGAGTAAAGATAAAACGCCACGCTCCGAAGAATAG
- a CDS encoding AraC family transcriptional regulator has protein sequence MLQASPSSFVILPAVAKIVCEPGWKWQKREKPMQNYDLFYVWSGEGTLVLNDQSYEVGKGSCFLFRPGDHPTATHNKQKPLVLTYIHFDVDVPVADVPQSYREVQETVEFEHLLARYVRLFLSDVYGRDEESRLILKQLMIHLLRADTEEPVEKKVSNQLSDVIQEVANYVRQHPGITHRVEDLAARAGLSPRYFSIKFKELVGSSVQSYIIRMRIERAEHLLVHTGMNVTEVADALGYRDIFFFSRQFKQYTGKSPSEIR, from the coding sequence ATGCTGCAGGCATCGCCGTCATCATTTGTTATTTTGCCCGCTGTCGCCAAAATTGTCTGTGAACCGGGCTGGAAGTGGCAGAAGCGCGAAAAACCGATGCAAAACTATGATTTATTTTATGTATGGAGTGGTGAAGGAACGCTTGTACTGAATGACCAGTCGTATGAAGTTGGCAAGGGTAGTTGTTTTCTGTTCAGACCAGGAGATCATCCTACTGCAACACATAATAAGCAAAAACCGTTGGTACTTACGTATATTCATTTTGATGTGGACGTGCCTGTTGCTGATGTTCCGCAGTCCTATCGCGAGGTACAGGAAACGGTGGAGTTTGAGCATTTGCTGGCACGTTATGTAAGACTGTTCTTATCGGATGTGTACGGACGTGATGAAGAGAGCCGATTGATTCTGAAACAATTGATGATTCATTTGCTGCGCGCTGATACGGAAGAACCTGTGGAGAAAAAGGTGAGCAACCAGTTATCCGATGTGATCCAGGAGGTCGCCAATTATGTGCGTCAGCATCCCGGGATTACGCATCGGGTGGAAGATCTGGCTGCGCGGGCTGGCTTATCGCCCCGATACTTCTCGATCAAGTTCAAGGAACTGGTGGGATCATCGGTGCAATCTTATATTATCCGCATGCGTATTGAACGGGCGGAACATCTGCTGGTGCATACCGGCATGAATGTGACCGAAGTGGCGGATGCTCTGGGTTACCGGGATATTTTCTTCTTCAGTCGTCAGTTCAAGCAATATACCGGCAAAAGCCCGTCCGAGATTCGTTGA
- the asd gene encoding archaetidylserine decarboxylase (Phosphatidylserine decarboxylase is synthesized as a single chain precursor. Generation of the pyruvoyl active site from a Ser is coupled to cleavage of a Gly-Ser bond between the larger (beta) and smaller (alpha chains). It is an integral membrane protein.) — translation MAKTLLRLMTELSSRKWISRTVGAFSKSRGSKAFIPYFVRTYDIPVQEAEKDWKEYRSLNDFFTRKLKPGMRPLELSEHALISPVDAKITAAGPISAGTLLNVKGQNYTLAELLNHSPHLEKYKHGYGFVLYLSPRDYHRIHAPVSGRKIESEHIKGKVYPVNDFGLTHMRSVLSRNERLITYIAHDYGEVAVVKVGAMNVSSIQYADTDTSTWAQGDDLAYFEFGSTVVLLTQSGTFEPKPGLQPGDSVKMGALLGRLKPKN, via the coding sequence ATGGCAAAAACGCTGTTGCGATTAATGACCGAGCTTTCTTCGCGCAAATGGATCTCCCGGACTGTGGGAGCCTTCTCCAAAAGCCGGGGAAGTAAGGCATTTATCCCTTATTTTGTCCGGACTTACGACATCCCTGTTCAGGAGGCCGAGAAAGACTGGAAGGAATACCGTTCACTGAACGATTTCTTTACCCGCAAATTAAAGCCGGGCATGCGCCCGTTGGAACTTTCAGAGCATGCACTGATCAGCCCGGTAGATGCCAAGATTACGGCAGCCGGTCCAATATCTGCAGGGACACTCCTGAATGTTAAGGGACAAAATTATACACTTGCTGAATTATTAAACCATTCTCCCCATCTGGAGAAGTACAAGCACGGGTACGGGTTCGTCCTCTATCTCAGCCCTCGCGACTATCACCGCATTCATGCACCTGTCAGCGGCCGCAAAATAGAGAGCGAACACATCAAGGGCAAAGTTTATCCCGTGAATGACTTTGGCCTGACCCATATGAGATCCGTGCTTAGTCGAAACGAACGGCTCATTACGTATATCGCACATGATTACGGTGAAGTGGCGGTTGTCAAAGTAGGTGCGATGAACGTGAGTAGCATACAATATGCTGATACGGACACAAGTACCTGGGCACAAGGCGATGATCTGGCCTATTTTGAATTCGGTTCCACCGTTGTTCTGCTGACGCAGAGTGGCACATTCGAACCGAAACCGGGCTTACAGCCAGGCGATTCGGTCAAAATGGGCGCATTGCTTGGTCGTTTGAAACCGAAGAACTAA
- a CDS encoding aminotransferase class I/II-fold pyridoxal phosphate-dependent enzyme, producing MNPLAEQLNESIQTGSSHVYSMLSQLGKEIYFPKEGILSQSAEAASLAKTHNATIGIALEGGVPMHLQVIQEKLSAFQPKDLYPYAPPAGKPELRTVWRDKMLKETPSLEGKTFGNPIVTNALTHGLSIVADLFADEGDAVIYPDKNWENYELTFGIRRHGQLVHYPLFDDQLNFNSEGLLQALLDQKDKGKAIVLLNFPNNPTGYTPGAEEADAIVNTIRQAAEAGVNVVAVTDDAYFGLFFEDSIHESLFGKLANIHPRVLTVKVDGATKEEFVWGFRVGFITYAHEDAAVLHALEQKTLGIIRATISSGPHPSQTFVLDALKAPEFEAQKQEKFEIMKGRANKVKAILDSGKYGDAWDYYPFNSGYFMCLKLKEVGAEELRSHLLHQYGVGTIALGESDLRIAFSCIEESGLEDLYETIYRGVQDLRTT from the coding sequence ATGAATCCACTGGCTGAACAGTTGAACGAAAGTATTCAGACAGGCAGCAGTCACGTCTACTCCATGCTGTCACAGCTTGGCAAAGAAATTTATTTTCCTAAAGAGGGGATTTTGAGTCAATCTGCTGAAGCAGCAAGCTTGGCCAAGACCCATAATGCCACGATTGGTATCGCCCTGGAGGGTGGTGTGCCGATGCATCTTCAGGTTATTCAGGAGAAGCTGTCTGCATTCCAGCCAAAGGATCTGTATCCTTACGCTCCACCTGCAGGCAAACCTGAATTGCGGACCGTCTGGAGAGACAAGATGCTGAAGGAAACACCTTCGCTTGAAGGCAAAACGTTTGGCAATCCGATTGTAACCAATGCATTAACCCATGGACTAAGTATCGTAGCCGACCTGTTCGCCGATGAAGGGGACGCTGTCATATATCCGGATAAAAATTGGGAAAATTACGAGCTGACCTTCGGAATTCGTCGTCATGGCCAGTTGGTTCATTATCCCCTGTTCGATGATCAGTTGAACTTCAACAGTGAAGGTCTGCTTCAGGCTTTGCTTGATCAAAAGGACAAAGGTAAAGCGATCGTGCTGCTCAACTTCCCGAATAACCCTACAGGTTATACACCTGGAGCCGAAGAAGCAGATGCAATTGTGAACACGATTCGTCAGGCAGCTGAAGCTGGCGTTAACGTGGTTGCTGTAACAGATGATGCGTACTTCGGGCTGTTCTTCGAAGATTCCATTCATGAATCCCTGTTTGGCAAACTTGCCAACATTCATCCACGTGTGTTGACTGTAAAAGTGGATGGTGCAACCAAGGAGGAGTTTGTATGGGGCTTCCGCGTTGGATTCATTACGTATGCTCATGAAGATGCAGCCGTTCTGCATGCATTGGAACAAAAAACACTCGGTATTATCCGGGCAACGATCTCCAGTGGCCCGCATCCTTCCCAGACTTTTGTACTGGATGCGCTCAAAGCACCGGAGTTTGAAGCACAGAAACAGGAGAAGTTCGAGATTATGAAAGGCCGCGCCAATAAGGTAAAAGCCATTCTCGATAGCGGCAAGTATGGAGATGCATGGGACTATTATCCGTTCAACTCCGGTTACTTCATGTGCCTGAAGCTGAAAGAAGTTGGCGCTGAAGAACTTCGAAGCCATTTGCTGCACCAATATGGTGTGGGTACAATCGCACTGGGTGAATCGGATCTGCGAATCGCCTTCTCCTGTATTGAAGAATCCGGGTTGGAAGATCTGTATGAAACCATATATCGTGGAGTTCAGGATCTGCGGACGACTTAG
- a CDS encoding PLP-dependent aminotransferase family protein: MELWLPMDTYELQHRYKYEALYHALRDAIHAGTLVGGTRLPSTRELARQYEMSRGSVAQVYDMLLADGYVHAHRGRGTFVTETLSTQENEKQEAVFKLSAWGERVQRLNMQHEVLRTQMYSTKPSVINFQMQRMPAEHFPLGEWKSALAAVHRSGWRESSGVAGDPELREAIASHLRWTRGIQAEPSQIVLFSGSMQGITLLSQLLITENTAVVLENPGYPGIAHAVKSCGGHIIPAEVDAAGIIPQPWEAQTLFVTPTRQFPTGAVLGLDRRRALLAWASKRNAVIIEDDYDSEFRWGGRPIEPLKVLDREQRVIYVGSFSQTMVVSFRLGYAVLPPGLVEPLLAAKALYEPVPPALLEQRALAKFMTRGGYLRHLRRLTRLYGERHDFFVREMELQLPEAFTMQLGDAGLHIYATWNGDVDSYHRFKKLAEEDGILFRDAERYRLTSGHPAACFAFAHLEKEEITEGIRRMRLAWEKCTFSFR; encoded by the coding sequence ATGGAATTGTGGCTGCCCATGGATACCTATGAACTTCAGCATCGATACAAGTATGAGGCACTGTACCATGCGTTACGTGATGCCATTCATGCAGGCACATTGGTAGGAGGCACGCGGCTTCCTTCCACCCGTGAGTTGGCAAGGCAATATGAGATGTCACGTGGTTCGGTAGCTCAGGTATACGACATGCTGCTTGCGGATGGTTATGTCCATGCACATCGGGGAAGAGGTACATTTGTAACTGAAACATTATCCACTCAGGAAAATGAAAAACAGGAAGCCGTTTTCAAGTTGTCTGCCTGGGGCGAACGAGTACAGCGGTTGAATATGCAACATGAAGTCCTGCGGACTCAGATGTATTCAACGAAGCCGTCCGTCATTAATTTTCAAATGCAGCGCATGCCTGCAGAACATTTCCCGTTAGGGGAGTGGAAGAGTGCACTCGCTGCGGTTCATCGCAGTGGTTGGCGAGAATCGAGCGGTGTAGCCGGTGATCCGGAGCTGCGTGAGGCCATCGCCTCCCATCTCAGATGGACACGTGGTATCCAGGCTGAACCCTCTCAGATTGTATTGTTCAGTGGTTCAATGCAAGGCATCACCTTGTTATCTCAATTGCTGATAACGGAGAATACAGCAGTTGTATTAGAGAATCCGGGGTATCCGGGTATCGCCCATGCCGTCAAGTCCTGTGGTGGGCATATCATCCCGGCAGAGGTGGATGCTGCAGGCATTATTCCTCAGCCTTGGGAGGCACAGACGTTATTTGTCACCCCTACCCGGCAGTTTCCAACAGGGGCCGTGCTGGGGTTGGACAGAAGACGTGCCTTGCTTGCGTGGGCCTCAAAGCGTAATGCGGTCATTATTGAAGATGATTATGACAGTGAATTCCGATGGGGCGGAAGACCGATTGAACCCCTCAAAGTGCTTGATCGTGAACAGCGCGTCATCTACGTTGGTTCATTCTCACAAACGATGGTTGTTTCGTTCCGACTTGGCTATGCTGTACTGCCACCTGGTCTGGTAGAACCTCTCCTTGCCGCCAAGGCGTTGTATGAACCGGTACCTCCCGCACTGCTGGAGCAGCGCGCACTGGCGAAGTTTATGACCCGAGGAGGTTACCTGAGGCACTTACGACGGTTAACCCGGTTATACGGGGAACGGCATGATTTTTTTGTGCGAGAGATGGAACTACAGTTGCCTGAAGCATTCACGATGCAGCTTGGTGATGCAGGACTACATATCTATGCTACCTGGAATGGCGATGTGGACAGTTATCATCGATTTAAAAAGCTTGCCGAGGAGGATGGCATATTGTTCCGTGATGCAGAGCGATATCGGTTGACTTCAGGTCATCCGGCGGCCTGCTTTGCTTTTGCACATCTGGAGAAAGAAGAGATAACAGAGGGAATCCGGCGAATGCGGCTAGCCTGGGAGAAGTGCACATTTTCGTTTCGGTGA
- a CDS encoding SDR family oxidoreductase, translating to MLKDQVVFITGASSGIGALCAQMLIEEGAIPILAARSRDKLEEIGASLKGPHELLTLDVTDSEQVQAAVDAILHKYGRIDILLNNAGYGKFAAMTEMSVQEFDEMMDVNYMGIVRCTKAVLPQMLERGKGQIVNVASMAGKIGTAKSASYTATKHAVLGFSNALRQELRKTGVMVTTINPGPIDTPFFHRADPSGNYVNNVRWMMLKPEDVAGHMIRAMKKRKEEVNLPRLASAGIWLYQLFPRLADRLSHGVMNQK from the coding sequence ATGCTGAAAGATCAGGTAGTGTTTATCACAGGTGCATCGAGTGGTATCGGTGCGCTGTGTGCGCAGATGCTGATAGAAGAAGGAGCCATCCCAATTCTGGCTGCCCGTTCACGGGACAAGCTGGAAGAGATTGGTGCCTCGCTGAAAGGGCCGCATGAATTACTCACACTTGATGTTACGGATAGTGAGCAAGTTCAGGCAGCTGTGGATGCGATATTGCATAAATACGGACGAATCGACATTTTGCTGAACAACGCAGGTTACGGGAAATTCGCAGCGATGACAGAGATGTCTGTACAGGAATTCGATGAGATGATGGACGTTAATTACATGGGCATTGTCCGCTGCACCAAAGCAGTGCTTCCACAAATGCTGGAACGTGGCAAAGGTCAGATTGTGAACGTGGCCTCCATGGCTGGCAAAATCGGTACGGCCAAATCCGCTTCCTATACAGCTACGAAACACGCTGTACTCGGATTTAGTAATGCGCTGCGTCAAGAGCTTCGCAAGACTGGCGTCATGGTGACAACGATTAATCCAGGTCCAATTGATACACCATTTTTCCATCGGGCTGACCCATCTGGCAATTATGTGAATAATGTACGCTGGATGATGTTGAAACCGGAAGACGTTGCGGGTCATATGATTCGGGCGATGAAAAAGCGCAAGGAAGAAGTGAACCTGCCAAGACTAGCTTCTGCTGGCATATGGCTGTACCAGCTATTTCCGCGTCTTGCAGATCGATTATCGCACGGTGTAATGAATCAGAAGTAA
- a CDS encoding ABC transporter ATP-binding protein → MENVQSPVLQISGLSGGYSAKRPVLHGIDLEVGRGEMVGLIGLNGAGKSTTMKHILGLMTPQQGEVRVMGKKRDEDAQIYQSAMAFVPESPELYDEMTVMEHLEFTARAYNVSEADFKQRTEKLLELFRMNEKSTSLSTHLSKGMRQKVMIMCAFVAGPPLYIIDEPFLGLDPLGIRSLLDFMLEMKASGSSILLSSHILSTIENYCDRFIVLHRGQVIAQGTLNELRSQFGESDATLEHMFYSLVQGRD, encoded by the coding sequence ATGGAAAATGTTCAATCGCCTGTTCTGCAAATCAGCGGGTTAAGCGGAGGTTATAGTGCCAAACGGCCGGTCCTTCACGGCATCGATCTGGAAGTTGGACGTGGAGAGATGGTCGGACTAATCGGCTTAAACGGTGCTGGCAAAAGTACAACCATGAAACATATCCTCGGCTTGATGACACCTCAACAGGGCGAAGTACGAGTGATGGGCAAGAAGCGGGACGAGGATGCGCAGATCTACCAATCGGCCATGGCATTTGTACCGGAATCACCCGAACTGTATGATGAGATGACGGTGATGGAGCACTTGGAATTTACGGCAAGAGCGTACAATGTGTCAGAGGCTGATTTCAAACAACGTACGGAGAAACTGCTGGAACTGTTCCGTATGAATGAGAAAAGCACAAGTTTGTCGACTCACCTGTCCAAGGGGATGCGACAAAAGGTTATGATTATGTGTGCTTTTGTGGCCGGACCACCACTGTACATCATTGATGAGCCTTTCCTGGGACTGGACCCGCTGGGTATTCGCTCTTTGCTTGATTTTATGCTGGAGATGAAAGCTTCGGGATCATCCATCCTGCTCAGTTCACACATTCTGTCCACGATTGAAAATTACTGTGACCGTTTTATCGTTCTGCACCGTGGGCAGGTTATTGCTCAAGGGACGCTGAATGAATTGCGCTCCCAATTCGGGGAATCGGATGCCACGCTGGAGCACATGTTCTATTCCCTCGTACAAGGCAGGGATTGA
- a CDS encoding ABC transporter permease — MDLKLLWKQRRTGFWNGILPYLGYVIQSGVAMVFLFLVIAFSAWYTSFVQNIPAEFPIRWIALLLLAPLVLFSSYRTYLLPADIVFLRPQEYRMQEYLKNSFARGIIYKTLGLLLVFVTLWPLYVRADLDARPFGWFIVFLLLWKGLSSYGAWQELRMVQVGAARGYRLLRWALAVLAVGAWLWQPPQRSVWFLLLLAVVYIVALRIPVKHRVAWERLIQVEQGQAGRVMRTLGWFVDVPSSGQKVSSRRWLSKLGSGLPWNAGKAYRYLITKTFVRTEVFSIVLRLVVLGMLLSWWTAGSYFGVGVYLFFLLLAGVQLGALRRSHSESFWIMIYPISGESRRSQVLGFIFHLHALVALLMWLPMLAAGASGLTVTGVALILGILVIVIMRRSQGNKWLKEEEDE, encoded by the coding sequence ATGGATCTCAAGCTGCTATGGAAGCAAAGACGCACAGGATTCTGGAACGGAATTCTTCCTTATCTGGGTTATGTGATCCAGAGCGGTGTAGCTATGGTCTTTTTATTTCTCGTCATTGCGTTCTCCGCCTGGTATACATCATTTGTCCAGAACATTCCGGCGGAATTTCCGATTCGCTGGATTGCATTGCTGCTGCTGGCACCGCTAGTGCTGTTCAGCAGTTATCGTACATATCTGCTTCCGGCAGATATTGTGTTCCTGCGACCACAGGAATACCGGATGCAGGAATATTTGAAGAACAGCTTTGCCCGGGGCATCATCTATAAAACTCTGGGCTTGCTGCTTGTGTTTGTTACACTGTGGCCGCTCTATGTCAGAGCAGATCTGGATGCACGGCCATTTGGCTGGTTCATCGTGTTCCTGCTGCTGTGGAAAGGGTTGTCCAGTTATGGAGCATGGCAAGAGCTAAGAATGGTTCAGGTTGGGGCAGCAAGAGGATATCGTCTCTTACGATGGGCTCTGGCAGTGCTGGCGGTTGGCGCCTGGTTATGGCAACCACCGCAGCGCAGCGTCTGGTTCCTGCTGTTGCTGGCTGTTGTCTACATCGTCGCCCTGCGTATACCGGTGAAACATCGTGTAGCGTGGGAACGACTGATTCAGGTAGAGCAGGGTCAGGCTGGCAGGGTTATGCGGACGCTCGGCTGGTTTGTGGATGTACCTTCATCTGGACAGAAAGTAAGTTCGCGTCGCTGGCTTAGCAAATTGGGGAGTGGTCTTCCCTGGAATGCAGGGAAAGCTTACCGTTACTTGATCACCAAAACGTTTGTTCGAACCGAAGTGTTCTCAATCGTGTTACGCCTAGTTGTACTGGGCATGTTACTATCCTGGTGGACAGCAGGCAGCTACTTTGGTGTCGGGGTGTATTTGTTCTTCCTGTTGCTTGCAGGTGTACAACTTGGTGCGCTGCGTCGCAGTCATAGTGAATCGTTCTGGATTATGATCTATCCAATCTCGGGTGAGAGTCGTCGTTCTCAGGTGTTGGGATTCATATTCCATCTACATGCACTGGTTGCGTTACTCATGTGGTTGCCTATGCTGGCTGCCGGAGCAAGCGGACTGACTGTCACCGGAGTAGCACTTATTTTGGGTATACTGGTGATTGTGATCATGCGGCGTTCGCAAGGTAACAAGTGGTTGAAGGAAGAAGAGGACGAGTAA
- a CDS encoding YheC/YheD family protein has product MLQETIGIMFDSRMYRGIPAGRTGQESLANYEQAAASYGLTPCFLRLEDIDSDQKTCLAYVKKEGRYVRERMPLPSVIHNRSLQLRRTEQHQITKLMLQGIQVFNVRNRYRKDHIHDMLQQDPALREHLPHAVKATPESLAYMMEQHDDLVIKPCSGSIGHGIMRVFERDGQWKLTCETKAARKGWATFRLSKGQLPSATLRRIFRHAYLIEERIPLVRYEGRPVDLRVSVQRGGDGLWGITGMFAKAAPAHTFVSNIAQGGKVMKLAEALGLGESGFDLARLEYRIGLVALRIAQNLAASLPHLADLGLDLGITRSGQIYFIECNGRDQRYGFRKAGMSEHWKATYSKPMAYGRLLLEQNSRIPRQPQTYDRRLY; this is encoded by the coding sequence ATGCTCCAAGAAACGATCGGCATTATGTTCGATTCACGCATGTACCGGGGGATACCGGCCGGAAGGACCGGTCAGGAATCACTCGCGAATTATGAACAGGCAGCGGCCAGTTATGGATTAACTCCCTGCTTTTTGAGGCTGGAAGATATCGATTCGGATCAAAAAACATGTCTTGCCTATGTAAAAAAAGAAGGCAGATATGTTCGCGAGCGCATGCCACTGCCCTCCGTCATTCATAACCGCTCACTCCAGCTTCGCCGGACGGAACAGCATCAGATTACCAAGCTGATGTTGCAGGGTATCCAGGTATTCAACGTTCGCAACCGGTACCGTAAAGATCACATTCATGACATGCTTCAGCAGGACCCCGCCTTGAGAGAACACCTGCCCCATGCAGTTAAAGCTACGCCAGAATCTCTGGCCTATATGATGGAACAACATGATGACCTCGTCATCAAACCATGCAGCGGTAGCATCGGTCATGGGATTATGCGAGTCTTTGAGCGAGATGGACAGTGGAAACTAACCTGTGAGACGAAGGCTGCACGCAAAGGGTGGGCTACCTTCCGATTGAGCAAAGGACAGCTTCCTTCCGCCACCCTAAGGCGGATATTTCGCCATGCCTACCTCATTGAAGAGCGTATCCCACTGGTACGTTATGAGGGCAGGCCGGTAGATTTGCGGGTATCTGTACAACGTGGCGGCGATGGTCTTTGGGGAATAACAGGCATGTTTGCCAAAGCGGCTCCTGCCCATACGTTTGTCAGCAATATCGCCCAGGGAGGTAAAGTCATGAAGCTCGCGGAGGCCCTTGGATTAGGGGAATCTGGCTTCGACCTGGCTCGACTGGAATACAGAATCGGACTCGTTGCACTTCGAATTGCCCAGAACCTGGCTGCCAGTCTGCCACATCTGGCTGATCTGGGTCTTGATCTCGGGATAACGCGCAGCGGCCAGATCTACTTTATTGAATGCAATGGACGGGATCAGCGTTACGGTTTTCGCAAGGCGGGAATGTCGGAACACTGGAAGGCAACGTACAGCAAACCGATGGCTTATGGGCGTCTGCTGCTGGAACAGAATTCGAGAATTCCGAGACAACCGCAGACATACGATAGGAGACTATATTGA